The following are encoded together in the Streptomyces sp. NBC_00358 genome:
- a CDS encoding DUF5133 domain-containing protein, protein MLVPDPKVVRRLLTRYAALKIAYAEKETLETARGLEDVTYTLCVMTGTTTVHDAVVAADAMLVAGGNRQDPQRGGLLGRGMSSTVAVSPNVLPAVVAPPAQPHTEVRALNCRGVGTPGPLF, encoded by the coding sequence GTGCTCGTACCCGACCCGAAGGTTGTCCGGAGGCTGCTGACGCGTTACGCGGCCCTGAAGATCGCGTACGCCGAGAAGGAGACGCTGGAGACGGCCCGCGGGCTGGAGGACGTCACCTACACGCTCTGTGTCATGACCGGAACCACCACCGTGCACGACGCCGTCGTCGCCGCCGACGCCATGCTCGTCGCCGGAGGGAACCGGCAGGACCCGCAGCGAGGCGGTCTGCTGGGGAGGGGGATGTCATCGACGGTCGCTGTCTCGCCGAACGTGCTGCCCGCGGTCGTCGCACCGCCGGCGCAGCCGCACACCGAGGTGCGGGCTCTGAACTGCCGGGGTGTCGGCACTCCCGGCCCCCTCTTCTGA
- a CDS encoding hydrophobic protein — MVPLLLVLLLALLLFGAGFAVKALWWIAVIVLVVWLVGFVARPGASSGSRGRWYRW; from the coding sequence ATGGTTCCCCTGCTTCTCGTTCTTCTGCTCGCCCTGCTCCTTTTCGGTGCGGGCTTCGCCGTCAAGGCGCTGTGGTGGATAGCGGTCATCGTGCTGGTCGTCTGGCTGGTCGGATTCGTGGCCCGTCCGGGCGCGTCCAGCGGCAGTCGCGGCCGCTGGTACCGCTGGTAG